A genomic region of Ictidomys tridecemlineatus isolate mIctTri1 chromosome 10, mIctTri1.hap1, whole genome shotgun sequence contains the following coding sequences:
- the Tnfsf18 gene encoding tumor necrosis factor ligand superfamily member 18, with amino-acid sequence MENMPLSYPGPQGAQRWSCKRWLLCSAILLTVCSFSALILPFLPLKQAATDSCQAKFGPLPSKWQMVPPEPSCMNKTSDWKLTILKNGLYLIYGQVVFDTTYKGVAPFEVQLRKNKDAIQTLTNNFKIQTVGGIYELHTGDTIGLIFNSEDQILKSNTYWGIVLVANLQFNS; translated from the exons ATGGAGAACATGCCTTTAAGCTACCCAGGTCCCCAGGGAGCACAGAGATGGTCCTGTAAGCGATGGCTCCTCTGCTCAGCAATACTTCTGACGGTTTGCTCTTTCAGTGCACTAatccttccttttctcccactCAAG CAGGCTGCTACAGACTCCTGCCAGGCCAAGTTTG GACCATTACCCTCAAAATGGCAAATGGTACctcctgaaccttcttgcatgaATAAGACATCTGACTGGAAGCTGACAATCCTTAAGAATGGCTTGTATTTGATTTATGGACAAGTGGTTTTTGATACAACTTACAAAGGAGTTGCTCCTTTTGAGGTGCAGCTACGTAAAAATAAGGATGCCATACAGACTCTAACGAACAACTTTAAAATCCAGACTGTGGGAGGGATTTATGAATTGCACACTGGAGACACAATAGGTTTGATATTTAACAGTGAAGACCAGATTCTAAAAAGTAACACCTACTGGGGGATCGTCTTAGTAGCCAACCTTCAGTTCAACTCCTAG